A part of Ictalurus furcatus strain D&B chromosome 8, Billie_1.0, whole genome shotgun sequence genomic DNA contains:
- the cart2 gene encoding cocaine- and amphetamine-regulated transcript 2, translated as MESSSIASRALLLLLLLVLRSCARADEDTEVDLDTRAIRDFYPKDPNLTSEKQLLGALHEVLEKLQMKRIPPWEKKFGQVPMCDVGEQCAIRKGSRIGKMCDCPRGAFCNFFLLKCL; from the exons ATGGAGAGCTCGAGCATCGCCTCGCGCGctctactactgctgctgctgttagtGTTGCGGAGTTGTGCGCGAGCGGACGAGGACACCGAAGTGGACCTGGACACAAGAGCCATCCGAGACTTCTATCCGAAAGACCCAAATCTGACCAGCGAAAAACAGCTG cttGGGGCTCTCCATGAAGTTCTGGAAAAGCTTCAGATGAAAAGAATTCCGCCTTGGGAGAAGAAATTTGGACAGGTTCCTATG TGCGACGTTGGAGAGCAGTGCGCAATCCGCAAAGGCTCAAGAATCGGCAAAATGTGCGACTGCCCGCGGGGAGCCTTCTGCAACTTTTTCCTTCTGAAATGTCTGTGA